A region of Anopheles merus strain MAF chromosome 2R, AmerM5.1, whole genome shotgun sequence DNA encodes the following proteins:
- the LOC121590704 gene encoding uncharacterized protein LOC121590704, with amino-acid sequence MPAIQLNDVRSWKTSFSLFNNCSFISFQFRNQSSSDVRIPWRLVFVDHGSIRSKIIRITLGVLQALVTGVKNRLLATKQLLQFCNGLIQREIARMLWQNSKLALALASKKSPASGSYRKSWIPFANDSMVFSLPLAAVEKVRFAKFSICCCCFATRFANLLVWWLT; translated from the exons ATGCCGGCAATTCAACTAAACGATGTTCGATCATGGAAAACAAG CTTCTCCTTGTTCAACAACTGCAGTTTCATCAGCTTCCAGTTTCGAAATCAATCTAGCTCGGATGTCCGCATCCCGTGGCGATTGGTGTTTGTTGACCATGGCAGCATACGAAGTAAAATCATCCGCATCACTCTTGGCGTACTGCAGGCACTGGTAACGGGAGTGAAAAACCGACTTCTGGCGACCAAACAACTTCTTCAGTTTTGTAATGGTCTCATCCAGAGAGAAATCGCGAGGATGCTTTGGCAGAATAGCAAATTGGCATTGGCTTTGGCATCAAAGAAATCTCCTGCGTCCGGATCGTACAGGAAATCTTGGATTCCATTTGCCAACGACTCGATGGTCTTCTCGCTTCCGCTAGCCGCCGTCGAAAAAGTTCGATTTGCTAAATTttcgatctgctgctgctgcttcgcgaCGAGATTCGCCAACTTGCTCGTTTGGTGGTTAACTTAG
- the LOC121603588 gene encoding uncharacterized protein LOC121603588 isoform X5 has translation MGASERTNGSGAGSAPMAPELAPHPWLRTNGSVAGSGLTALLSRLHSNGCGAGFGLTVPEPAMNQRLRTNGSIETSFTDKREAG, from the coding sequence ATGGGCGCttcggagcgcaccaacggctccggagccggctctgcTCCGATGGCTCCGGAGTTGGCTCCGCATCCatggctccgcaccaacggctccgtaGCCGGCTCTGGACTAACGGCTCTGCTCTCACGGCTACATTCCAACGGctgcggagccggcttcggGCTCACCGTTCCAGAGCCGGCGATGAAtcaacggctccggactaacggttcaatagagacatcatt